One Anatilimnocola floriformis genomic window, GTCGGGAAGTAGGTCACCTTCATAACCCGCGGCATTAACCCTACGGGCGATGAAAACCGCACTCTCGACCACTCTAAGCCGTGGCTTTAAAGCCCAGGTGGTACAACCGGCGATAGAGTTCGCAGCGGCCGATGAGTTCTTCGTGCGTGCCGATGTCGAGGACTCGGCCGCCGTCGAGAACCAGCACTTCGTCGGCGAGGGCCAGTGAGGCCACGCGGTGCGTGATCATCAGTGTGGTGCGGCCGCGGGTAAATTGTTCCAAGACGCGATGGATCAGTTGTTCGCTCTCGAGGTCGATCTGGCTGGTAGCTTCGTCGAGAATGAGGATGGCTGGATCTCGGAGAATGGCGCGGGCTAGCAAGATGCGTTGCCGCTGACCGCCCGAGAGTTTGCCCCCTCGTTCGCCGACCACGGTCTGATAACCCTTCTCGAGTTTCTCGGTAATGAAGCGATGCGCGTGGGCCTTGGTTGCGGCTTCGATCACTTCGGCATCGGTCGCTTGGGGCGAGCCGTAGCGAATGTTGGCGATAACCGTGTCGTCGAAGAGCATGGCTTGCTGCGCGACGAGGCCTATCCGCGAGCGCAGATCTTGCTGCCGCATTTGTCGCAGGTCGAGATGGTCGAGTCGAATGCTCCCTTCCACGGGATCGTAGAAGCGGAGGAGCAGGCTGATGAGCGTGCTTTTGCCGCAGCCATTAGGGCCCACGACGGCGACGGTCTTGCCGTAGGGAATGCGGAAGCTGATGTTTTTCAGAACCGGATTGCCCGCTTTGTAGTGGAACGAGACATTGTCGAAAACCACTTCGGGCTGTGGATTGGCCAGGCGTTCGGCCTTTGGCGGATCGACGATCTTCGACTTGGCGTCGAGCACTTCATAAACGCGATCGGCAGCGGCCAGGCCACGCTGAATGTAGTTGAAAACATCGGCCAGCTTTCGCGCAGGATCGCTGATGCCGGCCAGCAGAGCGTAAAACGCGAGCAGCGATCCAGAACTCAGCGGCCGTTCCATGATCTTGATTCCCAGCAGCGTCGTTTGCTGATTGAGAACCAGGTAAGCGCCACACAGAATCGCGAGGGAGATGATGATCGTGCCCATCAGTTCGGCGCTAGTGCGGGCGCCGGCGTTGTAGACCGCGATGCGAATGGCTTTGAAGAAATAGTCTTTGCTGGCTTCATGAAAGCGGCGGCTTTCGTAGCGTTCCATGCCGAACGCTTTGACCGCTTGAATGCCGGTGAGCGATTCGGTGATGCGGTTATAGAGCTGCGACATTTGTTCCATCGCGCGGCGGTTGGCTCGCTTGAGCGACTGCGCCAATTTGTAGGCGACGTATCCGGCCAGCGGCGCGACAATGAGCGACACGATCAGCAACCGCCAACAGATCAGCGCGGCGCCGATGAGGCAGGCGAGCATCTTGAGAGGCTCAAGCAACACACGGCCAAACATTGCGTTGACCGCAGCCGTGACGCTGGAGACATCGGTGGTAAAGCGCGATAGTAGATCGCTGCTGC contains:
- a CDS encoding ABC transporter ATP-binding protein, coding for MRNFLRVMQLTLRRRLTFALTVTCALFVALFWGSNLGLVKPIVDITFSGKSPHKWADDEVLEAAQRVHDLEKKIADEQLQLPLATAAERADIRKQLDADQLQLVSERLGLKQAEAYHPWIVRYLPDSSFWALALLMGILCTVTVVKDGFLAGHMILVERLAQLSAFDLRAKLMRKTLGRELEAFGNDRSSDLLSRFTTDVSSVTAAVNAMFGRVLLEPLKMLACLIGAALICWRLLIVSLIVAPLAGYVAYKLAQSLKRANRRAMEQMSQLYNRITESLTGIQAVKAFGMERYESRRFHEASKDYFFKAIRIAVYNAGARTSAELMGTIIISLAILCGAYLVLNQQTTLLGIKIMERPLSSGSLLAFYALLAGISDPARKLADVFNYIQRGLAAADRVYEVLDAKSKIVDPPKAERLANPQPEVVFDNVSFHYKAGNPVLKNISFRIPYGKTVAVVGPNGCGKSTLISLLLRFYDPVEGSIRLDHLDLRQMRQQDLRSRIGLVAQQAMLFDDTVIANIRYGSPQATDAEVIEAATKAHAHRFITEKLEKGYQTVVGERGGKLSGGQRQRILLARAILRDPAILILDEATSQIDLESEQLIHRVLEQFTRGRTTLMITHRVASLALADEVLVLDGGRVLDIGTHEELIGRCELYRRLYHLGFKATA